A section of the Bradyrhizobium oligotrophicum S58 genome encodes:
- the queC gene encoding 7-cyano-7-deazaguanine synthase QueC — protein MSEQDKTALVLFSGGQDSTTCLAWALDRFARVETIGFAYGQRHAVELDCRGRLTDGIARVRPDWADKLGDSHTLDIPTLASISETALTRDVAIEMGADGLPNTFVPGRNLVFLTFAAALAYRRGIRHIVGGMCETDYSGYPDCRDETIKALQGALSLGMARSFELHTPLMWLSKAATWQLAHDLGGAGLVDLIRDQSHTCYLGERGARHEWGYGCGQCPACELRAKGWREYIAGGAPF, from the coding sequence ATGAGCGAACAGGATAAGACGGCCCTGGTGCTGTTCTCGGGCGGACAGGATTCGACCACCTGCCTGGCCTGGGCGCTGGACCGTTTTGCGCGGGTCGAGACCATCGGCTTCGCCTATGGACAGCGCCATGCCGTCGAGCTCGATTGCCGCGGCCGCCTGACTGATGGGATCGCGCGCGTGCGTCCCGATTGGGCCGACAAGCTCGGTGACAGCCACACCTTGGACATTCCGACGCTGGCGTCCATTTCCGAGACCGCGCTGACGCGCGACGTTGCCATCGAGATGGGCGCCGATGGTCTGCCCAACACGTTCGTGCCGGGCCGCAACCTGGTGTTCCTGACCTTTGCTGCGGCGCTGGCCTATCGCCGCGGCATCCGGCATATCGTCGGCGGCATGTGCGAGACCGACTATTCCGGCTATCCCGACTGCCGCGACGAGACCATCAAGGCGCTGCAGGGCGCGCTCAGCCTGGGCATGGCGCGCTCGTTCGAACTGCACACACCGTTGATGTGGCTGTCGAAGGCCGCGACCTGGCAGCTGGCGCATGATCTCGGCGGCGCCGGCCTCGTCGATCTCATCCGCGACCAGTCGCACACCTGCTATCTCGGCGAGCGTGGCGCGCGGCATGAGTGGGGCTATGGCTGCGGTCAGTGTCCCGCGTGCGAGCTGCGTGCCAAGGGGTGGCGTGAATACATCGCCGGCGGCGCGCCGTTCTGA
- the mazG gene encoding nucleoside triphosphate pyrophosphohydrolase — translation MPPSRDISRLIEIMAALRTPVTGCPWDVEQTFQTIAPYTIEEAYEVADAITRNDLDDLREELGDLLLQVIYHARIAEEQGAFAFGDVVEGITTKMIRRHPHVFPDKDGNVTKPTKGTWDRIKAEEKAERAARRPSEEQNSKSSLLAGIKAGQPALVRAMELQRKAATVGFDWNDPRAVLQKIREEADEIEAALEAKDATELSAETGDLLFALVNLARHAEVDPETALRGTNAKFERRFAHIEHALAAKGRTLEEASLDEMDELWNEAKALEK, via the coding sequence ATGCCCCCTTCCCGCGACATCTCACGCCTGATCGAGATCATGGCGGCGCTGCGTACGCCCGTCACCGGCTGTCCGTGGGATGTCGAGCAGACTTTCCAGACGATCGCGCCCTACACGATCGAGGAAGCCTACGAGGTCGCGGACGCGATCACGCGCAACGACCTCGACGATCTGCGCGAGGAGCTCGGTGATCTGCTGCTGCAGGTGATCTACCACGCCCGCATCGCCGAGGAGCAAGGTGCGTTCGCGTTCGGCGACGTCGTCGAAGGCATCACGACAAAGATGATCCGCCGCCATCCGCATGTGTTTCCGGACAAGGACGGCAACGTCACCAAGCCCACCAAGGGCACCTGGGACCGCATCAAGGCCGAGGAGAAGGCCGAGCGCGCCGCGCGACGGCCATCCGAGGAGCAGAACAGCAAATCCTCGCTGCTGGCAGGCATCAAGGCCGGACAGCCGGCGCTGGTGCGCGCGATGGAGCTGCAGCGCAAGGCGGCGACCGTCGGATTCGACTGGAACGATCCGCGCGCGGTGCTGCAGAAGATCCGCGAGGAGGCCGACGAGATCGAGGCGGCGCTCGAGGCCAAGGACGCCACCGAACTGAGTGCGGAGACCGGCGACCTGCTGTTCGCGCTGGTCAACCTCGCCCGCCACGCCGAGGTCGATCCCGAGACTGCCCTACGCGGCACCAACGCCAAGTTCGAGCGCCGCTTCGCCCATATCGAGCATGCGCTCGCCGCCAAGGGACGCACCCTCGAGGAGGCCTCGCTGGACGAGATGGACGAGTTGTGGAACGAGGCGAAGGCGCTGGAGAAATAG
- a CDS encoding LysR family transcriptional regulator, translating to MPPTLRQLEALVLVYRLGSITKAAAELRVTQSAISLLIRQIEENFQLKLFDRTTRALHPTAACREAITAAERILTGAQGLSARMRDLAEIKAGRISIAVSAGVASALLPRVFAAFRSRHPEVSIDLRDVAPDELLTVVMAGHAEFGLGSVEDEGVPEVRVDTLMQSPLSAIGIKDGRFEKHRRLSWDAVMGSDLITMRRGTRIRSQIDDALAQSGRALKPAWEVSLITTALALTAEGAGLSILPGHMLPKAQFPTLVAIPLSQPTIYRHVSLLSRADFGLSPAAQRFIEITKRILSAKGG from the coding sequence ATGCCCCCGACCTTGCGGCAATTGGAGGCCCTGGTCCTGGTGTATCGGCTCGGCAGCATCACCAAGGCGGCGGCCGAACTGCGTGTGACCCAGTCGGCCATCAGCCTGTTGATCCGGCAGATCGAGGAAAACTTTCAGCTCAAGCTGTTCGATCGGACGACGCGGGCGCTGCATCCGACGGCGGCGTGCCGCGAGGCGATCACGGCGGCGGAACGCATCCTGACCGGTGCGCAGGGGCTGTCGGCGCGGATGCGCGACCTTGCCGAGATCAAGGCCGGCCGGATTTCGATCGCAGTCTCAGCGGGTGTTGCCTCAGCGCTGCTTCCGCGCGTCTTCGCCGCCTTTCGATCCCGCCATCCCGAGGTGAGCATCGACCTGCGTGATGTCGCTCCCGACGAGCTGCTGACCGTGGTAATGGCGGGGCATGCGGAATTCGGCCTCGGCAGCGTTGAGGACGAGGGCGTGCCGGAAGTCAGGGTCGACACGCTCATGCAAAGTCCGCTCTCGGCGATCGGGATCAAGGACGGCCGCTTCGAGAAGCACCGCCGTTTGTCGTGGGACGCCGTCATGGGCTCCGACCTGATCACGATGCGCCGTGGGACGCGCATTCGTAGTCAAATCGACGACGCGCTGGCGCAGAGCGGACGAGCATTGAAGCCGGCCTGGGAAGTGTCGCTGATCACGACCGCGCTGGCGCTCACCGCCGAGGGAGCAGGCCTCAGCATCCTGCCCGGACACATGCTGCCGAAGGCCCAATTCCCGACGCTCGTCGCTATCCCGCTGTCGCAGCCGACGATCTACCGGCACGTCTCCTTGCTGAGCCGCGCCGACTTCGGATTGTCGCCGGCTGCGCAGCGCTTCATCGAGATCACAAAGCGCATCCTGTCGGCCAAGGGCGGTTGA
- a CDS encoding MFS transporter yields MTQGINLARYVDERPLSGFQIRVICLCALVVGLDGFDAQALGFVAPALSKDLHLAPGALGPVFGASLFGVMIGSLVFGALADYLGRKWLVVAGVLVFALGSLATTQATSVSDLVIIRFLTGLGLGGVLPNTIALTGEYSPQRRRTLLIMLMFMTVSLGSAIGGAVAAKLITAYGWQIIFLVGGILPLILCPVLIIWLPESLSLLALDDRKSDRVRALLMRIDPKAQLPVDARFTIVEESGKGFLLPQLFTKRRLLPTLLLWIMFFMNMMDIYFLNSWLPTLTHGVGLDVQAAIAVGIAFQFGGMLGTIGLGLLIEKFGFDRVLFATYVAGFLSIITIGFAGASLPILVPAVFIAGVAVIGGQIGCNAYAARIYPTYIRGTGIGWALGIGRFGSILGVTLGGLMLAAKWDVSALFQASAVPQLCSALVILGLALLGMRGRLPTADDGQRSPLSAPERA; encoded by the coding sequence TTGACGCAGGGGATCAATCTCGCGCGCTACGTCGACGAGCGGCCGCTGTCGGGCTTCCAGATCCGGGTCATCTGCCTGTGCGCGCTCGTCGTCGGGCTGGACGGCTTCGATGCCCAGGCGCTCGGCTTCGTCGCGCCCGCGCTCAGCAAGGATCTGCACCTGGCGCCGGGCGCCTTGGGGCCGGTGTTCGGCGCGTCACTCTTCGGCGTGATGATCGGATCACTGGTGTTCGGCGCTCTCGCCGACTATCTCGGGCGCAAATGGCTCGTCGTCGCCGGCGTCCTCGTGTTCGCGCTTGGATCGCTGGCGACCACCCAGGCCACGAGCGTCTCCGACCTCGTCATCATTCGGTTTCTCACCGGCCTCGGGCTCGGCGGCGTCCTGCCCAACACGATCGCTCTGACCGGAGAATATTCGCCGCAGCGCCGCAGGACCCTGCTGATCATGCTGATGTTCATGACGGTGTCGCTGGGATCGGCGATCGGCGGAGCGGTCGCGGCCAAACTCATCACCGCCTATGGCTGGCAGATCATCTTCCTCGTCGGCGGCATTCTGCCGCTCATTCTCTGTCCGGTCCTGATCATCTGGCTGCCGGAATCGCTGTCGCTGCTGGCCCTCGACGACCGCAAGAGCGATCGGGTGCGCGCGCTGCTGATGCGCATCGATCCCAAGGCCCAGCTTCCGGTCGACGCGCGCTTCACGATCGTCGAGGAGAGCGGCAAGGGTTTCCTGCTGCCGCAGCTCTTCACCAAGCGGCGCCTGCTGCCGACCTTGCTGCTCTGGATCATGTTCTTCATGAACATGATGGACATCTATTTTCTCAACAGCTGGCTGCCGACGCTGACCCATGGTGTCGGGCTCGACGTCCAGGCGGCGATCGCGGTCGGCATCGCCTTCCAGTTCGGCGGCATGCTCGGCACGATCGGACTCGGCCTGCTGATCGAAAAGTTCGGCTTCGATCGCGTCCTGTTCGCGACCTACGTTGCCGGCTTCCTCTCGATCATCACCATCGGCTTCGCCGGCGCCTCATTGCCGATCCTCGTGCCGGCCGTCTTCATTGCCGGCGTGGCCGTGATCGGCGGGCAGATCGGCTGCAATGCCTATGCGGCGCGCATCTATCCGACCTACATCCGTGGCACCGGCATCGGCTGGGCGCTGGGCATCGGCCGCTTCGGCTCGATCCTCGGCGTTACCCTCGGCGGGTTGATGCTCGCGGCAAAGTGGGACGTCTCCGCGCTGTTTCAGGCCAGCGCGGTGCCGCAGCTGTGCTCGGCGCTGGTGATCCTCGGATTGGCCCTCCTCGGCATGCGCGGCCGCCTCCCGACCGCGGACGACGGGCAACGAAGTCCGCTCTCGGCACCCGAGCGCGCGTAG
- a CDS encoding FAD-dependent oxidoreductase — protein sequence MKTIQTQVLIVGAGPVGLTAAMDLASRGIDVVVAEIRRAGEPPNVKCNHVSARSMEVFRRLGIVQHVRDGGLPADFPNDCAYRTAVVGRELTRIPIPSRQDRYTATGGPDTDWPTPEPPHRINQIYLEPILFACAEAQRGITILNRVQVDEFDQDDNGVIARARDLDADQDITISADYLIGCDGGRSVVRKLIGSRLSGTDVVQRVQSTYIHAPALKELITQKPAWMTMSLNPRRCGTTVSIDGRDNWLIHNHLAAEEVEFDSVDRDWALRTILGVDERFRYEIISKEDWIGRRLVADRFRDRRAFICGDAAHLWIPYAGYGMNAGIADAVDLCWMLAGVINGWAAPALLDAYEAERQPITEQVSHFAMNHALAVMSQRRAVPAEVEMDGPVGDAARDKVGKAAYDLNVQQYCCAGLNFGYYYDRSPAISYDGETPPPYGMGHFTASTVPGARAPHVWLSDGRSLLDALGPAYTLVRFDPAIDVASLIEAAAGQRVPLTLVDAERAKAGYGFAESLLLVRPDSHIAWRGMTAPHEPDQLFDRLRGIATQPEAMRRDDAVVA from the coding sequence ATGAAGACGATTCAAACCCAGGTCCTCATCGTAGGCGCCGGCCCGGTCGGACTGACCGCCGCCATGGATCTTGCCTCGCGCGGCATCGATGTCGTGGTCGCGGAGATCAGGCGCGCCGGCGAGCCGCCGAACGTGAAATGCAACCACGTCTCCGCGCGCTCCATGGAGGTGTTTCGCCGCCTTGGCATCGTCCAGCACGTGCGCGACGGCGGCCTGCCCGCCGACTTCCCCAATGACTGCGCCTATCGCACCGCCGTCGTCGGCCGCGAACTGACGCGCATCCCGATCCCGTCCCGCCAGGACCGCTATACGGCGACTGGCGGACCCGACACGGATTGGCCGACGCCAGAGCCGCCGCATCGCATCAACCAGATCTATCTCGAGCCGATCCTGTTCGCATGCGCCGAGGCGCAGCGCGGCATCACGATCCTCAACCGCGTCCAGGTCGATGAGTTCGATCAGGACGACAACGGCGTGATCGCGCGGGCCCGCGATCTCGACGCCGACCAGGACATCACTATTTCAGCCGACTACCTGATCGGCTGCGACGGCGGCCGCTCGGTGGTGCGCAAGCTGATCGGCTCGCGGCTCAGCGGCACTGATGTGGTGCAGCGGGTGCAGTCCACCTACATCCACGCGCCCGCGCTCAAGGAGCTCATCACCCAGAAGCCGGCGTGGATGACGATGTCGCTCAATCCGCGGCGCTGCGGCACCACCGTCTCCATCGACGGCCGCGACAATTGGCTGATCCACAATCACCTCGCAGCGGAGGAAGTGGAATTCGACAGCGTCGACCGCGACTGGGCGCTGCGCACCATCCTCGGTGTCGACGAGCGTTTCCGGTACGAGATCATCAGCAAGGAGGATTGGATCGGCCGCCGCCTTGTCGCTGATCGCTTCCGCGATCGCCGCGCCTTCATCTGTGGCGATGCCGCGCATCTGTGGATTCCCTATGCCGGCTACGGCATGAATGCCGGAATCGCCGATGCGGTCGACCTGTGCTGGATGCTCGCCGGCGTCATCAACGGCTGGGCCGCCCCTGCCCTGCTCGACGCCTATGAAGCCGAGCGGCAGCCGATCACCGAGCAGGTGTCACACTTCGCGATGAACCACGCGCTCGCCGTGATGAGCCAGCGGCGCGCCGTGCCCGCCGAGGTCGAGATGGATGGTCCAGTCGGTGACGCGGCGCGGGACAAGGTCGGCAAGGCCGCCTACGATCTCAACGTGCAGCAATATTGCTGTGCCGGCTTGAACTTCGGTTATTACTACGACCGGTCGCCCGCCATTTCCTATGATGGCGAGACGCCGCCGCCCTACGGCATGGGCCATTTCACGGCGTCGACCGTGCCCGGCGCACGCGCACCGCATGTCTGGCTGTCCGACGGCCGCTCGCTGCTGGATGCGCTCGGCCCGGCCTACACGCTGGTCCGGTTCGATCCAGCTATCGATGTCGCGTCCCTGATCGAGGCCGCAGCCGGGCAACGCGTGCCTTTGACGCTCGTGGACGCCGAACGCGCCAAGGCGGGCTATGGCTTCGCGGAAAGCCTGCTGCTGGTGCGGCCGGACTCGCACATCGCCTGGCGCGGCATGACTGCACCGCACGAGCCCGACCAACTGTTCGATCGCCTGCGTGGCATCGCAACGCAGCCGGAGGCCATGCGCCGTGACGATGCCGTCGTCGCCTGA
- a CDS encoding thiamine pyrophosphate-requiring protein: MTSHSTAHYFLEALVDLGIDYIFANLGTDHVSLIEEIARWDSEGRPHPEVILCPHEVVAVHMAAGYAMTTGRGQAVFVHVDAGTANACMAIQNAFRYRLPVLLFAGRAPFAVHGELAGGRDTYVHFVQDSFDQASVIRPYVKWDYTLPSGVVVKEALARAAAFMHSDPPGPVYMMLPRETLAETWEHEAMPAYPPARYGSVKAGGIEPERAQAIADALMKADNPIALTAYLGRNAEAVSVLERLALVCGIRVAEFNPVTMNICQDSPCFAGSDPAALVAGADLGLLIDIDVPFIPQMLKSADRISWIQIDLDALKADIPMWGFATDLRIQGNSAVILRQVLECVVARGDDAYLRKVRERITSWQPAREAAQAKRTSAAAQKGAPGAINPAYLFARLQALLSEDDIVVNEAVRNAPILQQQLRRTKPMTYVGLAGGGLGFSGGMALGLKLANPARRVVQIVGDGAYHFAAPDSVYAVSQQYQLPILTVILDNNGWQAVKASVQRVYPEGAAQRTNSFLSRLTTGRQDEQRRLADIACAFGAYGERVDDPDALDTAIERCLAAVDGGRAAVLHVDITPL; the protein is encoded by the coding sequence ATGACCAGCCACAGCACCGCCCACTACTTCCTCGAGGCGCTCGTCGACCTCGGCATCGACTACATCTTTGCCAATCTCGGCACCGACCATGTGTCGCTGATCGAGGAAATCGCGCGCTGGGACAGCGAAGGCAGGCCGCATCCCGAGGTGATCCTGTGTCCTCACGAGGTGGTGGCGGTGCACATGGCGGCGGGTTATGCGATGACGACCGGTCGCGGCCAGGCCGTGTTCGTCCACGTCGACGCCGGCACGGCGAACGCGTGCATGGCCATCCAGAACGCCTTTCGCTACCGGCTTCCTGTGCTGCTGTTTGCGGGACGGGCGCCCTTCGCGGTGCATGGCGAGCTGGCGGGAGGACGCGATACCTACGTCCATTTCGTGCAGGACAGTTTCGACCAGGCCAGCGTCATCAGGCCCTACGTGAAATGGGACTACACGTTGCCGTCGGGCGTGGTCGTCAAGGAGGCGCTGGCCCGCGCGGCCGCGTTCATGCACAGCGATCCGCCCGGCCCCGTCTACATGATGCTGCCGCGCGAAACCCTCGCCGAGACCTGGGAACACGAGGCGATGCCGGCCTACCCGCCTGCGCGCTATGGCAGCGTCAAGGCCGGCGGCATCGAGCCGGAGCGCGCGCAGGCGATAGCAGACGCGCTGATGAAGGCGGACAACCCGATCGCCTTGACTGCTTACCTCGGACGCAACGCCGAGGCCGTCTCGGTGCTGGAGCGATTGGCGCTGGTCTGCGGCATCCGTGTCGCCGAGTTCAATCCGGTCACGATGAACATCTGCCAGGACTCGCCCTGCTTTGCCGGCTCCGACCCGGCCGCACTGGTCGCCGGCGCCGATCTCGGACTGCTGATCGACATCGACGTTCCCTTCATTCCGCAGATGCTGAAATCAGCCGATCGTATCAGCTGGATCCAGATTGATCTCGATGCCTTGAAGGCGGACATTCCGATGTGGGGATTTGCCACCGACCTTCGCATCCAGGGTAATTCAGCGGTCATCCTTCGGCAGGTGTTGGAGTGCGTCGTCGCCCGTGGTGACGACGCATACTTGCGGAAAGTGCGCGAGCGGATCACGAGCTGGCAGCCGGCACGCGAGGCTGCGCAGGCGAAACGCACGTCCGCGGCAGCACAGAAAGGCGCGCCTGGCGCGATCAACCCCGCCTATCTGTTTGCACGGCTGCAGGCGCTGCTGTCCGAGGACGACATCGTGGTCAACGAGGCCGTCCGCAATGCGCCCATCCTGCAGCAGCAGCTTCGCCGCACCAAGCCGATGACCTATGTGGGCCTGGCCGGCGGCGGCCTCGGCTTCAGCGGCGGCATGGCGCTCGGGCTCAAGCTGGCCAACCCCGCACGCCGCGTGGTGCAGATCGTCGGCGACGGCGCCTACCATTTCGCCGCGCCGGATTCGGTCTACGCCGTCTCGCAGCAGTATCAGCTGCCGATCCTCACCGTGATCCTCGACAACAATGGCTGGCAGGCGGTGAAGGCGTCGGTGCAACGGGTCTATCCGGAGGGCGCCGCGCAGCGGACGAATTCCTTTCTTTCACGACTGACGACGGGGCGTCAGGATGAGCAGCGGCGTCTCGCCGACATCGCCTGCGCGTTCGGCGCCTACGGCGAGCGCGTCGACGATCCCGATGCCCTCGATACGGCGATCGAACGCTGCCTTGCGGCCGTCGACGGCGGTCGCGCCGCAGTGCTGCACGTCGACATTACGCCGTTGTAG
- the hflX gene encoding GTPase HflX encodes MEPRDREGGIGLSRPDDVKTTGLVIVIGPYLRARRGDDGAQAGHSDMRDSEARIDEAAGLARAIDLTVAEAILAPIQQIRPATYLGKGKVDEIGGVIASHGVELVVMDCALSPIQQRNLEKAWNTKVLDRTGLILEIFGRRAKTKEGSLQVELAHLNYQRSRLVRSWTHLERQRGGFGFMGGPGETQIEADRRLIGDRITRLENEIKKVQATRRLHRAGRQRVPYRVVALVGYTNAGKSTLFNRLTRADVQAADMLFATLDPTLRAIALPHGGKAMLSDTVGFISNLPTQLVAAFRATLEEVLEADVILHVRDMSHEDAEAQQHDVELVLSQLGIDPEATDTIIEVWNKIDRLDEAARENLANIASRRPPERPCFLVSAETGEGVEALLQAIEDRLAAARTTLDLTIDAADGAGISWLHRNAEVLAKELHEGHYDMTVRVDATKRDIVVERYHGVPRVA; translated from the coding sequence TTGGAACCCCGCGATCGCGAAGGGGGCATCGGCCTTTCGAGGCCGGATGACGTCAAGACGACAGGGCTGGTCATCGTGATCGGCCCTTACTTGCGAGCGCGCCGTGGTGACGACGGCGCGCAAGCTGGTCATTCCGACATGCGTGACAGCGAGGCGCGGATCGATGAGGCCGCAGGGCTGGCGCGCGCCATCGACCTGACGGTGGCCGAAGCGATCCTCGCACCGATCCAGCAGATTCGTCCCGCGACCTATCTCGGCAAGGGCAAGGTCGACGAGATCGGAGGCGTGATCGCGAGCCACGGGGTCGAGCTCGTCGTGATGGATTGCGCGCTGTCGCCGATCCAGCAGCGCAACCTCGAGAAGGCTTGGAATACGAAGGTGCTCGACCGCACCGGCCTGATCCTGGAGATCTTTGGCCGCCGCGCCAAGACCAAGGAGGGCTCGCTGCAGGTCGAGCTCGCGCATCTCAACTATCAGCGCAGCCGCCTGGTGCGCTCCTGGACCCATCTCGAGCGCCAGCGCGGCGGCTTCGGCTTCATGGGCGGTCCTGGCGAGACCCAGATCGAGGCCGACCGCCGGCTGATCGGCGACCGCATCACCCGGCTCGAGAACGAGATCAAGAAGGTCCAGGCGACGCGGCGGCTGCACCGCGCCGGCCGCCAGCGCGTGCCCTATCGCGTGGTGGCGCTGGTCGGCTACACCAATGCGGGCAAGTCGACCCTGTTCAATCGCCTGACTCGCGCCGACGTGCAGGCGGCCGACATGCTGTTCGCGACGCTTGATCCGACCCTGCGCGCGATCGCGTTGCCCCACGGCGGCAAGGCGATGCTGTCCGACACCGTCGGCTTCATCTCCAACCTGCCGACGCAACTCGTTGCTGCCTTTCGCGCCACGCTGGAGGAGGTGCTCGAGGCCGACGTGATCCTGCACGTCCGCGACATGTCGCATGAAGATGCCGAGGCGCAGCAGCACGACGTCGAGCTGGTGCTGAGCCAGCTCGGCATCGATCCCGAGGCCACCGACACCATCATCGAGGTCTGGAACAAGATCGACCGTCTCGACGAGGCGGCGCGCGAGAACCTCGCCAATATCGCAAGCCGACGGCCGCCGGAGCGGCCGTGCTTCCTGGTCTCGGCCGAGACCGGGGAGGGCGTCGAGGCGCTGCTGCAGGCGATCGAGGACAGGCTCGCCGCGGCGCGGACGACGCTCGATCTGACCATCGACGCCGCCGACGGCGCCGGCATCAGCTGGCTGCATCGCAATGCCGAGGTGCTCGCCAAGGAGCTGCACGAAGGCCACTACGACATGACCGTCCGTGTCGACGCCACCAAGCGCGACATCGTGGTGGAGCGCTATCACGGCGTGCCGCGGGTGGCGTAA
- the hfq gene encoding RNA chaperone Hfq, with amino-acid sequence MAADRAQNLQDTFLNHVRKTKTPLTIFLVNGVKLQGIVTWFDNFCLLLRRDGHSQLVYKHAISTIMPGAPIQLFEGGEDASA; translated from the coding sequence ATGGCGGCAGACCGCGCACAAAACCTACAAGACACCTTTCTCAACCATGTCCGCAAAACCAAGACGCCGCTCACGATCTTCCTGGTCAATGGCGTAAAACTGCAGGGGATTGTCACATGGTTCGACAATTTCTGCCTGCTGCTCCGGCGCGACGGTCACTCGCAGCTCGTCTACAAGCATGCGATCTCCACCATTATGCCCGGCGCCCCGATCCAGCTGTTCGAGGGTGGCGAGGACGCGTCTGCGTGA